The sequence GGATAATGGACCGGTTAAATATCAGGAGGGGCGATCGTGTCGCCGATATCGGCGCAGGGTCAGGCCTGTTTTCGAGGAAATTATCTTCGCTGGTTTCTTCCGGGGGGAAAGTGTATTCCGTTGACATAAATAAAGAGCTTCTTATGCATATCGATGAGGTCAATGAAAAAGAAAACATAAAGAATATACAGACAGTATTGGCCGGTGAAGACGATCCTGGCATCCCCGGGCCCGTGGACCTGGTCTTTATCTGCGATACCTTTCACTACATGGACAACCAGGAACGATACATTGGAAAGTTGGTTGATTATCTGGATAAAAACGGCAGGATAGCGATAGTAAGTTTTATTAGAACCTGGCCTCCAATGTCCAACAAGTTCACCGATAAGGATCTTACGGCATGGATGGAAAAAGCGGGGATGCAGCTGGCGGGTTATCATGACGATATCATCCAGGATCAGTACCTGGCGATCTATCGGAAGAAATAACATCAAAAAAACGCCGTGCCGCCTTCGGCCCGGGCTGGACATCGGGCCTGGCGCCGGCAAGGATGCGCCGTTC comes from Spirochaetota bacterium and encodes:
- a CDS encoding class I SAM-dependent methyltransferase — encoded protein: MGRIIAIISASVIAAAVILSLTVFKEKIKSAFYIGHMESDNRIRQMNIDRIMDRLNIRRGDRVADIGAGSGLFSRKLSSLVSSGGKVYSVDINKELLMHIDEVNEKENIKNIQTVLAGEDDPGIPGPVDLVFICDTFHYMDNQERYIGKLVDYLDKNGRIAIVSFIRTWPPMSNKFTDKDLTAWMEKAGMQLAGYHDDIIQDQYLAIYRKK